A single window of Archangium gephyra DNA harbors:
- a CDS encoding WD40/YVTN/BNR-like repeat-containing protein, with translation MTSLASLRRALPLAALALYTPPALAHEGFQDTTSVTVRRGHPEDMILGATFGAVITRDSGKTWSWICPEAMHFGGWRPETFVWQSDGTLLAATGASLIRSQDGGCTWTVHDYFKSQGLWPMGLAAPASNPSRLWVTTGRSASRNGIYRSDDGGQTFTPVLQSDTVVFTAVKVAPSDSRRLYVSGNTLTQRHIYRSDDEGTTWEPLAQPFPEYPAPPQPYDLFVLRVSDTDPDRLWARVSWDGWTYVLESKDGGRTFTSVVHVEGAEHEGLNDYLIGIEVSADGNTLWAATQSNLFRVRVGESRATQLPLPDGNACAQREGEVLYVCGASRLHNWALATTTDEGQTYTPLFNLPDTRPPMCPAGTPTQKLCRPNWPQFAPTIEADPSLPPETVDAGTTDVDAGTGDGGTAPTPVEPQPPKKGCSSASGLVPAACLLALSLLRRPRRRHPEN, from the coding sequence ATGACCTCGCTCGCTTCACTCCGCCGCGCGCTGCCGCTGGCAGCGCTCGCGCTGTACACCCCTCCCGCTCTGGCGCACGAGGGCTTCCAGGACACCACCAGTGTCACCGTGCGCCGCGGCCACCCCGAGGACATGATCCTCGGCGCCACCTTCGGTGCCGTCATCACCCGCGACAGTGGGAAGACCTGGAGTTGGATCTGCCCCGAGGCCATGCACTTCGGTGGCTGGCGCCCGGAGACCTTCGTCTGGCAGTCCGATGGCACCCTGCTCGCGGCCACCGGGGCCTCGCTCATCCGCTCGCAGGACGGCGGCTGCACCTGGACGGTGCACGACTACTTCAAGTCCCAGGGACTGTGGCCCATGGGGCTCGCAGCCCCTGCGTCCAATCCCTCGCGCCTGTGGGTGACGACGGGCCGCAGCGCCTCGCGCAACGGCATCTACCGCAGCGACGACGGCGGCCAGACGTTTACCCCCGTCCTGCAGAGCGACACCGTCGTCTTCACCGCCGTGAAGGTGGCGCCCTCGGACTCGCGGCGCCTCTACGTCTCCGGCAACACCCTCACCCAACGGCACATCTACCGCAGCGATGACGAGGGCACCACCTGGGAGCCGCTCGCCCAGCCCTTCCCCGAGTATCCGGCGCCCCCCCAGCCGTATGACTTGTTCGTCCTGCGGGTGTCCGACACCGACCCGGACCGGCTCTGGGCGCGCGTCTCCTGGGACGGCTGGACGTACGTGCTGGAGAGCAAGGACGGTGGCCGCACCTTCACCTCCGTGGTCCACGTGGAGGGAGCGGAGCACGAAGGTCTCAACGATTACCTCATCGGCATCGAGGTCTCCGCCGACGGCAACACCCTGTGGGCCGCCACGCAGTCGAATCTCTTCCGCGTCCGCGTGGGGGAGAGCCGCGCCACCCAGCTGCCCCTGCCCGACGGCAATGCCTGCGCGCAGCGCGAGGGGGAAGTCCTCTACGTCTGCGGCGCCTCGCGCTTGCACAACTGGGCCCTGGCCACCACCACCGACGAGGGCCAGACGTACACGCCCCTCTTCAACCTGCCCGACACCCGTCCCCCCATGTGTCCCGCTGGCACCCCGACCCAGAAGCTCTGCCGGCCCAACTGGCCCCAGTTCGCCCCCACCATCGAGGCCGACCCGTCCCTCCCACCCGAAACGGTGGATGCAGGCACGACGGACGTCGACGCGGGCACCGGGGATGGCGGCACGGCGCCCACCCCGGTGGAGCCCCAGCCACCCAAGAAGGGCTGCTCGTCCGCCAGCGGCCTGGTGCCCGCGGCCTGTCTGCTCGCGCTGTCGCTCCTCCGCCGCCCGCGGCGGCGCCATCCGGAGAACTGA
- a CDS encoding NmrA/HSCARG family protein → MFRPLTVLVTGATGKQGGALARLLLKREHRVLAFVRSPEAPAAVELAQRGAELVTGDFDDPESLERAMVGVDAVFAMATPFQGGGLEGEVRHGRHLIDAAKLARVRHFLYSSVAGADQNTGIPHFDTKHVVEEHLRRSGLPYTIVAPVFFMENFLGPAYAQRLHEGVLSLPLPPHQGLQMVSMADLAAFCTRVMEWPEELFGKRIEVSSDEVTGEQAAALLSYVSGHKLHYEETPLEAVRSANADLGQMFEWLRREGYHANIALLRRDFPEVGWHTFEDWARVQDWDALLGTSWRGSTAAGP, encoded by the coding sequence ATGTTCCGACCCCTGACCGTGTTGGTGACCGGTGCCACCGGCAAGCAGGGCGGCGCGTTGGCCCGCCTGCTCCTCAAGAGGGAGCACCGCGTGCTCGCCTTCGTCCGCTCCCCCGAGGCGCCCGCGGCCGTGGAGCTGGCGCAACGGGGCGCGGAGCTCGTCACCGGGGACTTCGATGACCCCGAGAGCCTCGAGCGCGCCATGGTGGGCGTGGACGCCGTGTTCGCCATGGCCACCCCCTTCCAGGGCGGAGGGCTCGAGGGCGAGGTGCGCCACGGCCGCCACCTCATCGACGCCGCGAAGCTGGCCCGCGTGCGCCACTTCCTCTACTCCTCGGTGGCGGGGGCGGACCAGAACACCGGCATCCCCCACTTCGACACGAAGCACGTGGTGGAGGAGCACCTGCGCCGCAGCGGCCTGCCCTACACCATCGTGGCGCCCGTCTTCTTCATGGAGAACTTCCTCGGCCCCGCCTACGCCCAGCGGCTCCACGAGGGCGTGCTGTCCCTGCCACTGCCGCCCCACCAGGGGCTGCAGATGGTGTCCATGGCGGACCTCGCCGCCTTCTGCACGCGGGTGATGGAGTGGCCCGAGGAGCTCTTCGGCAAGCGCATCGAGGTCTCCTCCGACGAGGTGACGGGTGAGCAGGCCGCGGCCCTCCTCTCCTACGTCAGCGGCCACAAGCTGCACTACGAGGAGACGCCGCTGGAGGCCGTGCGCTCGGCCAACGCGGACCTGGGACAGATGTTCGAGTGGCTGCGGCGCGAGGGCTACCACGCCAACATCGCGCTGCTGCGCCGCGACTTCCCCGAGGTGGGCTGGCACACCTTCGAGGACTGGGCGCGCGTGCAGGACTGGGACGCGCTGCTGGGGACGTCCTGGCGCGGCTCCACCGCCGCCGGGCCCTAG
- a CDS encoding YgaP-like transmembrane domain, whose protein sequence is MASRTGRWTRMLAGASLVVGGLSTGSIKGKLMALGGLVPLLAGAFDVCLFGPLFGLPLKGEAIRRKVGLIGEDSLLPHPPMPLTERPTLLH, encoded by the coding sequence ATGGCTTCGAGGACGGGGCGTTGGACGCGCATGCTGGCCGGCGCGTCCCTGGTGGTGGGCGGCCTGTCCACGGGCTCGATCAAGGGCAAGCTGATGGCGCTGGGGGGCCTCGTCCCCCTGCTCGCGGGCGCCTTCGATGTCTGTCTCTTCGGTCCGCTCTTCGGCCTGCCGCTGAAGGGGGAGGCCATCCGCCGCAAGGTGGGGCTCATCGGCGAGGACTCGCTGCTGCCCCACCCGCCGATGCCGCTCACCGAGCGCCCCACGCTGCTGCACTAG
- a CDS encoding TIGR02265 family protein, whose protein sequence is MSTAQSSQGSAATQRELEQRLAVVGPKDTTRGFLFGSALELVRTEGNAESLKRCVEAAGTGNFTAFFSYPVSTFLKLTYAVARELSDKHGGFDGAMQHLGMRVAPRFLESTTGKMLLSLVGKEPKRLIDSMPSAYKTAWDHGACSLTWTGPKSGRIDYVNAVPGAYFAGSLMQILNAAQLKGARATVRQSSLTEFSVDFSWD, encoded by the coding sequence ATGAGCACGGCGCAGTCGTCGCAGGGATCCGCAGCAACGCAACGAGAGCTGGAGCAACGACTGGCCGTGGTGGGGCCCAAGGACACCACCCGCGGCTTCCTCTTCGGTTCCGCACTGGAGCTGGTGCGGACCGAGGGGAACGCGGAGTCACTCAAGCGCTGTGTGGAGGCGGCCGGGACCGGCAACTTCACCGCCTTCTTCTCCTACCCCGTCAGCACCTTCCTCAAGCTCACGTACGCCGTCGCGCGCGAACTGAGCGACAAGCACGGCGGCTTCGACGGGGCGATGCAGCACCTGGGCATGCGCGTCGCGCCGCGCTTCCTCGAGTCCACCACGGGCAAGATGCTGCTGTCGCTGGTGGGCAAGGAGCCCAAGCGGCTCATCGACAGCATGCCCTCGGCCTACAAGACGGCGTGGGACCACGGCGCCTGCTCGCTGACGTGGACGGGCCCCAAGAGCGGACGCATCGACTACGTCAACGCCGTCCCCGGGGCCTACTTCGCCGGCTCGTTGATGCAGATCCTCAACGCCGCCCAGCTCAAGGGCGCGCGCGCCACCGTGCGGCAGAGCAGCCTCACCGAGTTCTCGGTGGACTTCTCCTGGGATTAG
- a CDS encoding LVIVD repeat-containing protein, whose translation MRWTRRACAVLAAGVLPLSACNREPPEPVDTTDSLGDWVDTGRYAACAVRNTAEVTCGDLEGFDVSGCDAGSLAGVPGDGIYTLLYRLDAASPGIAAGSFRVSADGRLDSFRGTAPTQRQVDADTFFLSSTRQQSSSVTFRNSVVGCRAEGNRLYGCYVNCRNGKVTGAGTFLAERWTRRAGEEEASGLRLASESRVEGGMPVDIYVTQGHAYVVSVPDGVERGGLTVFDVSNPEAPVFKTWISLPNDNYWNGVWAKGNALYVASATSGVVVFDISNPASPQLVKSVSSGQGPLDVHTVFVEGERLYAMSPGPSPRTLIYDIQKPTEPRLLGHYAEVGAGTDPSVGYPHDALAFEGMLYINHWSGGYVMVDVSDPENPRKVGAYKYPYATSHANAVGKYGDRRIAFEGGENWGGHLRVLDVTEPTQPKRLGEYKLEENASIHNMVLKGERLYIAYYHHGVRVLDVSVPESPREVAYYNTFRETDAGRGESFYEGAIGMRVPGDGYVYVIDTSRGLLIFPEL comes from the coding sequence ATGAGATGGACGCGTCGTGCCTGTGCGGTCCTGGCCGCTGGAGTCCTGCCGTTGTCCGCCTGCAACCGCGAGCCGCCGGAGCCGGTGGACACCACCGATTCGCTGGGGGACTGGGTGGATACGGGCCGCTACGCGGCGTGCGCGGTGCGCAACACCGCGGAGGTCACCTGCGGAGACCTGGAGGGCTTCGACGTCTCGGGATGTGACGCGGGCTCGCTGGCCGGCGTTCCGGGGGATGGCATCTACACGCTGCTGTACCGGCTCGACGCCGCGTCCCCTGGCATCGCCGCGGGCTCCTTCCGCGTGTCGGCGGACGGGCGCCTGGACTCGTTCCGGGGCACGGCGCCGACGCAACGGCAGGTGGACGCGGACACCTTCTTCCTGTCGAGCACGCGGCAGCAGTCGTCCTCGGTCACCTTTCGCAACTCGGTGGTGGGGTGCCGGGCCGAGGGCAACCGGCTGTACGGCTGCTACGTCAACTGCCGCAACGGGAAGGTCACCGGTGCGGGCACCTTCCTGGCGGAGCGCTGGACGCGGCGCGCGGGCGAGGAGGAGGCCTCGGGGCTGAGGCTCGCCTCCGAGTCGAGAGTGGAGGGGGGCATGCCGGTGGACATCTACGTCACCCAGGGCCATGCGTACGTGGTGTCGGTGCCGGATGGAGTCGAGCGCGGAGGGCTCACGGTCTTCGACGTGAGCAACCCGGAGGCGCCGGTATTCAAGACGTGGATCAGCCTGCCCAACGACAACTATTGGAACGGGGTGTGGGCGAAGGGGAACGCGCTGTACGTGGCGAGCGCGACCTCGGGAGTGGTGGTGTTCGACATCTCCAACCCGGCGAGTCCGCAGCTGGTCAAGAGTGTGTCCTCGGGACAGGGGCCGCTCGACGTGCACACGGTGTTCGTGGAGGGGGAGCGGCTGTACGCGATGTCACCGGGCCCGTCGCCGCGGACGCTCATCTACGACATCCAGAAGCCCACGGAGCCGAGGCTGCTCGGCCATTACGCGGAGGTGGGGGCGGGGACGGATCCCTCGGTGGGCTATCCGCACGACGCGCTGGCCTTCGAGGGGATGCTGTACATCAACCACTGGTCGGGCGGGTACGTGATGGTGGACGTGAGCGACCCGGAGAATCCGAGGAAGGTGGGCGCGTACAAGTATCCGTACGCGACGAGCCATGCGAACGCGGTGGGGAAGTACGGTGACAGGCGCATCGCGTTCGAGGGAGGGGAGAACTGGGGAGGGCACCTGCGGGTGCTGGATGTGACGGAGCCCACGCAGCCGAAGCGGCTGGGCGAGTACAAGCTGGAGGAGAACGCCTCCATCCACAACATGGTGCTCAAGGGCGAGCGGCTCTACATCGCGTACTACCATCACGGGGTGAGGGTGCTGGACGTCTCGGTGCCGGAGAGCCCGAGGGAGGTGGCGTACTACAACACCTTCCGCGAGACGGACGCGGGCCGAGGGGAGAGCTTCTACGAGGGAGCGATCGGAATGAGGGTGCCGGGAGACGGGTACGTGTACGTCATCGACACCTCGAGGGGCCTGCTCATCTTCCCGGAGCTGTAA
- a CDS encoding YncE family protein → MRRRLLALLAPLALGACSGTEPPELDYAHDTAWPSGPALPGLGGGRIVVTNSLDDTVSLLDLDSMGSPDWGELARVPVGLNPVELEGPHHAAFSPRGDYYYVGLSYFVPGAGSGPHGNHGSGTADGYTLKLDAKDNRLVGSVRVDRNPGDLILSADGRTLYQTHFDLLKVQEAASSGTTDASKMNARLAILDADTMTRKAMVSLCPAPHAVRLSPDEKRAYAACISDELAVVQLDTPTPTVTSVKLPNAGTVLAPRHEPYALTLSPTDGALWVSSLKSRTVHYLDPESLTVRPERAIYGLRGSPMFGVVTPDGKTLYLPYQAVEAVAVIDTATSSVKGEIHLSDAGCLNVHQVELTPDGRHALAVCEGDHRGPGTLHVLDLQAGAVGEVVKTVKVGIYPDSVGILRRKP, encoded by the coding sequence GTGAGGCGGCGCCTGCTCGCGCTGCTCGCCCCGCTCGCGCTCGGGGCGTGCAGCGGCACGGAGCCGCCGGAGCTCGACTACGCGCATGACACGGCCTGGCCCTCGGGGCCCGCGCTGCCCGGGCTGGGTGGCGGGCGCATCGTCGTCACCAACAGCCTCGATGACACCGTGAGCCTGCTGGACCTGGACAGCATGGGCTCGCCGGACTGGGGCGAGCTGGCGCGCGTGCCGGTGGGGCTCAACCCCGTGGAGCTGGAGGGGCCGCACCACGCCGCCTTCTCGCCGCGCGGGGACTACTACTACGTGGGCCTCTCCTACTTCGTGCCCGGCGCCGGCTCGGGTCCGCACGGCAACCACGGCAGCGGCACCGCGGATGGCTACACCCTCAAGCTGGACGCGAAGGACAACCGGCTGGTGGGCTCGGTGCGCGTGGACCGCAACCCGGGAGACCTCATCCTCAGCGCGGATGGCCGCACGCTGTACCAGACGCACTTCGATCTGCTGAAGGTCCAGGAGGCGGCGAGCAGCGGCACCACTGATGCGAGCAAGATGAACGCGCGCCTGGCCATCCTCGACGCGGACACGATGACGCGCAAGGCGATGGTGTCCCTGTGCCCGGCGCCGCACGCGGTGCGCCTGTCTCCCGACGAGAAGCGGGCCTATGCCGCCTGCATCTCGGACGAGCTCGCCGTGGTGCAGCTCGACACGCCGACGCCCACCGTCACCTCCGTGAAGCTGCCCAACGCGGGCACCGTCCTGGCGCCCCGGCACGAGCCGTATGCGCTCACGCTCTCGCCCACGGATGGCGCGCTGTGGGTGAGCTCGCTCAAGAGCCGCACGGTGCACTACCTGGACCCCGAGTCGCTCACGGTGCGGCCCGAGCGCGCCATCTACGGCCTGCGCGGCTCGCCCATGTTCGGCGTCGTCACCCCGGATGGAAAGACGCTCTACCTGCCCTACCAGGCGGTGGAGGCCGTGGCCGTCATCGACACGGCCACGTCCAGCGTGAAGGGGGAGATCCACCTGTCGGACGCGGGCTGCCTCAACGTGCACCAGGTGGAGCTCACACCGGATGGCCGGCACGCGCTCGCGGTGTGCGAGGGAGACCACCGGGGCCCGGGCACGCTGCACGTGCTGGACCTCCAGGCCGGCGCGGTGGGCGAGGTGGTGAAGACGGTGAAGGTGGGCATCTACCCGGACTCGGTGGGCATCCTGCGGAGGAAGCCATGA
- a CDS encoding terpene synthase family protein, with protein MSAFHLPQLFCPIAPELHPLMKEIEGEALERWSKYLGVHARHSVFRKLQRSHFPFLLGRCHPDVPRESLSAALDFLIWNFSWDDQVDVGEVPAEWVRQQSEMALAVLEGAIPYHDAPPLLWLLASIRERIATRMPAQWMKRFIHACQCYFEGTIWEAEVRGNRVCLDVDTYIQLRRLSVGTYMGFTQVEAIEGFLLPDEVLTHPALQQLVETATDVIAWANDLFSLAQDLQDEFHPNLVFSLQKERGLGLQEAIDVAVEMHDTAMRCFLELEKSLPSFGEHDAHVARYVTGIRRWVRANVDWSIQTGRYQEGEGEAAPQQVRVA; from the coding sequence ATGAGCGCCTTTCATCTGCCGCAACTGTTCTGCCCGATCGCTCCAGAGCTGCACCCCCTCATGAAGGAGATCGAGGGCGAGGCGCTGGAGCGCTGGTCGAAGTACCTGGGTGTGCACGCGAGGCACTCGGTGTTCCGCAAGCTGCAGCGCAGCCACTTCCCCTTCCTGCTGGGCCGCTGCCACCCGGACGTGCCGCGGGAGAGCCTGAGCGCGGCGCTGGACTTCCTCATCTGGAACTTCTCGTGGGATGACCAGGTGGACGTGGGCGAGGTGCCCGCCGAGTGGGTGCGCCAGCAGAGCGAGATGGCGCTGGCGGTGCTCGAGGGTGCGATTCCCTACCATGACGCGCCGCCGCTGCTGTGGCTGCTGGCGAGCATCCGCGAGCGCATCGCCACGCGGATGCCGGCGCAGTGGATGAAGCGTTTCATCCACGCCTGCCAGTGCTACTTCGAGGGCACCATCTGGGAGGCCGAGGTGCGCGGCAACCGGGTGTGCCTGGACGTGGACACGTACATCCAGCTGCGCCGCCTGTCGGTGGGCACGTACATGGGCTTCACCCAGGTGGAGGCCATCGAGGGCTTCCTGCTGCCCGACGAGGTGCTGACGCACCCGGCCCTCCAGCAGCTCGTGGAGACGGCCACGGACGTCATCGCCTGGGCCAATGACTTGTTCTCGCTGGCGCAGGATCTCCAGGACGAGTTCCACCCCAACCTGGTCTTCTCCCTCCAGAAGGAGCGGGGGCTGGGGCTGCAGGAGGCCATCGACGTGGCGGTGGAGATGCACGACACGGCGATGCGGTGCTTCCTGGAGCTGGAGAAGAGCCTGCCCTCGTTCGGCGAGCACGACGCGCACGTGGCGCGCTACGTGACGGGCATCCGCCGCTGGGTGCGCGCCAACGTGGACTGGTCCATCCAGACGGGCCGCTACCAGGAGGGGGAGGGCGAGGCCGCTCCCCAGCAGGTGCGCGTGGCCTGA
- a CDS encoding DUF2203 domain-containing protein, translating to MRYFGVEEANRLIPLLTRTFTRVRPFVERVQALVRELEELQEAGAGPERTAPLRGERDALIDSIQGELEQFQDLGVELKAADGLVDFRALKGGRPVYLCWRFGEAEVSHWHELEGGFAGRQPILHAHEFAASYLS from the coding sequence ATGCGCTACTTCGGAGTGGAAGAAGCCAACCGCCTCATCCCGCTGCTCACCCGCACCTTCACCCGGGTGAGGCCCTTCGTGGAGCGCGTGCAGGCGCTCGTGCGCGAGTTGGAGGAGCTCCAGGAGGCCGGAGCCGGCCCGGAGCGCACCGCGCCCCTGCGGGGTGAGCGGGATGCGCTCATCGACTCCATCCAAGGGGAGCTGGAGCAGTTCCAGGACCTGGGCGTGGAGCTCAAGGCCGCGGACGGGCTGGTGGACTTCCGCGCGCTCAAGGGCGGACGTCCGGTGTACCTCTGCTGGCGCTTTGGCGAGGCGGAGGTGTCGCACTGGCACGAGCTGGAGGGGGGCTTCGCCGGGCGTCAGCCCATCCTCCACGCCCACGAGTTCGCCGCGTCCTACCTGAGCTGA
- a CDS encoding c-type cytochrome, with the protein MRWLGLGAVLLAAGCGPTPAAEYGEELFRDAALSESQYNSFSCATCHATTATPPAGKVYVGLSLHNVASRPHWFGGYETRLLDAVNFCYTAFMRGVTPLTPEDPKSRALYEYLVSISPEAQAPAQPFTLVKNISDVPRGSASEGERVYEAACQDCHGEPHTGKGRLTELASILPEVANDYGTIFPGVPAGLVFIEKVRHGRFFGVGGNMPPYSQEALSDQELGALLEFLDL; encoded by the coding sequence ATGAGGTGGCTGGGATTGGGAGCGGTGCTGCTCGCGGCCGGCTGTGGCCCCACGCCCGCGGCGGAGTACGGCGAGGAGCTGTTCCGTGACGCGGCGCTGTCGGAGAGCCAGTACAACAGCTTCTCGTGCGCCACGTGCCACGCCACCACGGCCACGCCGCCCGCGGGCAAGGTGTACGTGGGCCTCTCGCTGCACAACGTGGCGTCCCGTCCCCACTGGTTCGGCGGCTACGAGACGCGCCTGCTGGACGCGGTGAACTTCTGCTACACGGCCTTCATGCGTGGCGTCACCCCGCTCACGCCCGAGGATCCCAAGAGCCGCGCCCTCTACGAGTACCTCGTGAGCATCAGCCCGGAGGCCCAGGCACCGGCGCAGCCCTTCACCCTCGTGAAGAACATCTCCGACGTGCCCCGTGGCAGCGCCAGCGAGGGCGAGCGCGTGTACGAGGCCGCGTGCCAGGACTGCCACGGCGAGCCGCACACCGGCAAGGGCCGCCTCACGGAGCTCGCCTCCATCCTTCCCGAGGTCGCCAACGACTACGGCACGATCTTCCCCGGGGTCCCCGCCGGGCTCGTCTTCATCGAGAAGGTGCGGCACGGCCGCTTCTTCGGCGTGGGTGGAAATATGCCGCCCTACAGCCAGGAAGCCTTGTCCGACCAGGAGCTGGGAGCGTTGCTCGAATTCTTGGACCTCTAG